From the genome of Haloplanus sp. XH21, one region includes:
- a CDS encoding orc1/cdc6 family replication initiation protein has protein sequence MGRFNRESFIIQDKDVLRDDYQPETLEERDEELDEYAAALRPVIQGWQPNNVFLYGVTGVGKTAATHDLLEELQESAGEYDDVDLNVIELNCTGCTTSYQVAVNLVNEIRSPSHPLTTVSSSREPMSETGYQQKRIFNELYNDLESIGGTILVVLDEIDNIGSDDDILYELPRARSQLDLDVKIGVVGISNDFKFRENLSPKVKDTLCEEEILFPPYDATELQNILKHRADIALYDDVLESDVIPLCAAFSAQDSGSARQALRLLRKAADIAENDAMAGGEAKITEDHVREAEHQIQRQQVVEGMHSLTRQGQYVLLTVCQLAAEGETPERTKLIYERYREVLRNHGSEPLKRRRVHDHLSDLSLHGILRLVDSSSGRGNYNEYELDVSLSSALDALESELGELNDIRETAKRHRVLE, from the coding sequence ATGGGCCGATTCAATCGAGAATCGTTCATCATCCAGGACAAAGACGTCCTCCGGGATGATTACCAGCCAGAGACACTCGAGGAGCGAGACGAAGAACTCGACGAATATGCGGCCGCTCTCCGTCCCGTCATTCAGGGCTGGCAACCGAACAACGTCTTTCTCTATGGCGTTACCGGCGTCGGGAAGACAGCTGCTACGCACGATCTTCTTGAGGAGCTGCAGGAATCCGCCGGAGAGTACGACGACGTCGATCTCAACGTTATTGAACTCAACTGTACTGGCTGCACCACATCCTATCAGGTAGCGGTCAATCTCGTGAACGAGATTCGCTCTCCTTCTCACCCTCTCACCACAGTCTCGTCTTCGCGCGAACCGATGAGCGAAACCGGGTATCAACAAAAACGCATCTTCAACGAACTCTACAACGACCTTGAGTCGATCGGTGGGACTATTCTCGTGGTTCTGGACGAAATCGATAACATCGGCTCGGATGACGATATTCTGTACGAGCTTCCACGAGCACGCTCGCAATTGGATCTCGATGTGAAAATCGGTGTGGTCGGCATCTCGAACGACTTCAAGTTCCGAGAAAACCTCTCTCCAAAAGTCAAGGACACTCTCTGCGAAGAGGAAATCTTGTTCCCTCCGTACGACGCGACTGAACTGCAGAATATTCTCAAGCACCGAGCCGATATCGCGCTCTACGACGATGTCCTCGAATCAGATGTAATCCCATTGTGCGCAGCATTCTCTGCACAGGACTCGGGATCTGCTCGGCAGGCATTACGGTTACTCCGGAAAGCAGCTGATATCGCCGAGAACGACGCGATGGCGGGTGGAGAGGCGAAAATCACCGAAGACCACGTTCGGGAGGCCGAGCATCAGATCCAGCGACAACAGGTTGTCGAAGGGATGCATTCGTTGACCCGGCAGGGGCAATATGTATTGCTGACTGTCTGTCAGCTAGCGGCAGAGGGAGAAACACCCGAACGGACGAAACTGATCTATGAGCGCTATCGAGAGGTTCTTCGTAATCACGGCAGTGAACCACTGAAACGCAGGCGAGTACACGACCACCTGTCGGATTTGAGCCTCCACGGGATCTTACGGTTGGTCGACTCGTCGAGTGGACGCGGGAACTACAACGAATACGAGCTTGATGTCTCTCTGTCGTCGGCCCTCGACGCACTCGAGAGCGAACTAGGTGAGCTCAACGACATTCGTGAAACTGCCAAGCGGCATCGGGTTCTGGAGTGA
- a CDS encoding Cdc6/Cdc18 family protein encodes MIRDARVLRAGFVPREVEHRDAEVNHLSSVLEPITNGEPADTAIVTGPSGAGKTCISKFVTERLREEVLDVESTYVNCWRNYTRFRTLYQILDDLGATIDIHRQSTPHDELVDRLQQHDGPRTVIILDEVDQLEDPSVIYDLHSLPQFAIICIANKEEELFSRVDDRLVSRLRSSEHVRMDKYHDEQLYDILSARAKWGLDEDVITDDQLYRIADAAAGDARLAIGILRTAASKADRENQERITNDILLDAAEDARAQIKQKSIDSLTPHQRVVYNIVRDHEPLGPSEIHDRYTEKVDDPRTKRTVRTYLSKMVQYNLVDAEGTSRDREYSLVGSEAASPMQ; translated from the coding sequence GAAGTTGAGCATCGCGACGCGGAAGTCAACCACCTCTCTAGCGTCCTCGAGCCCATCACGAACGGTGAACCCGCCGACACCGCCATCGTCACCGGACCCAGCGGGGCCGGCAAAACCTGTATCTCGAAATTCGTCACGGAACGCCTACGTGAGGAGGTGCTGGATGTTGAGAGTACTTACGTGAATTGCTGGCGTAACTACACCCGGTTCCGCACACTCTACCAGATTCTCGACGACCTCGGCGCGACCATCGACATCCACCGGCAGTCGACGCCCCACGACGAACTCGTCGACCGGCTCCAGCAGCACGATGGCCCGCGAACGGTCATCATCCTTGACGAGGTCGACCAGCTCGAAGACCCCAGCGTCATCTACGACCTCCACAGCCTCCCGCAGTTCGCGATCATCTGCATCGCGAACAAGGAAGAGGAGCTGTTCAGCCGCGTCGACGACCGCCTCGTGAGCCGGCTGCGCTCCAGCGAGCACGTCCGGATGGACAAGTACCACGACGAGCAGCTGTACGACATTCTGAGTGCGCGGGCGAAGTGGGGGCTCGACGAGGACGTCATCACCGACGACCAGCTCTACCGCATCGCCGATGCGGCCGCCGGCGACGCCCGCCTCGCAATCGGCATCCTTCGAACAGCGGCCAGCAAGGCCGACCGCGAGAACCAGGAGCGGATCACCAACGACATCCTCCTGGACGCCGCCGAGGATGCCCGGGCCCAGATTAAGCAGAAGAGCATCGATTCACTCACGCCACACCAGCGCGTCGTTTACAACATTGTTCGCGATCACGAGCCACTCGGGCCGAGCGAGATTCACGACCGCTATACGGAGAAGGTCGACGATCCTCGGACGAAACGGACAGTGCGGACGTATCTCTCCAAGATGGTCCAGTACAACCTCGTCGATGCGGAAGGCACGAGCCGGGACCGGGAGTACTCACTCGTCGGTTCGGAAGCTGCGTCGCCAATGCAGTAA